The genomic region CATAACTCATTGAATCTCAAGGAGTTTTCCGTTTCGACTGCGCCGGAAGTGGGGCGAATTATAGACGTCTGAAATCTGCCGTCAACCGTTAATTTCGCTTTTGAGCCCTGACCTTCAATTTGAATCCGCCAACGTCCGATTAGATAGCAGATCGGATTTTGCTTGGTTGCGTGTTTTTTGCAGCGACTTTTATCGCCGCATCTGTCTTAAAATGTTTTCACAGAGCACCGACCGTTTTCTGCCTGCCACCACAGACTGATCTGGATCGATGGGCGCCCACAACGGCGCGGCAAACCGCACCAAACCTGATTGCTTTGCTAAACGATGACTCACCTTCGAAACCTGAAAACAGCAGCTAGGACTTAAATCATGGAAACGTCACTGGAAACAGTCGCCCTTTTCTCCCTCAAGCTGGCTTATGAGGAAGAAGGCCTGAGCCCAATTTTGCGGGACGACCTTGTTATGGGGGATTACCAGAAAGACGTATTCGAATTGCTGGTGAGACGCGGAGATGTCGAGACCATTCAGTTCAAATTGAATCAGTGCCTGGGGTTGGCGATGGATGCCTTGGGGGGTGCAGAGAAACCGCTGGGGCGCGAACTGCGCAAATTGTCAGCCGATTTCGGCGAGGTGCGGTCGATGGAGCAATTGAATCAACCTCTTCTCGCGCTCAAGGGTTATCTGAAAGACATCTTGTGATTGGACTGGGCCTTTATAGAAGATGCGTTGAATGCACTCCGACATTCCCCCCATTGAAGTTTTCGCCGTGAATTCGAACTTCACTTTCCCCCGCTCCACCGATCGACCGCCTACCACTGCCACGCACTTAACTTCGCCTTCTTTCCAAACGGCGAACACCGGGGTCATTGCAACACCCCGTGTGATCACACAGAACAGGCGCAAAGAGCGGGTGCTGACAGGCAGATGAGTTTCTTTGCTCTCAACGTTTAACCTGTTTTGGTATCGTGCTGCCCATCATCGCGGCGCTCGCTGCGAATGCCTGTTGTCGGCTATCGAAAGTTAAGGAAAGGATCGAATGGAGTTTCTGCGTTTTCTGGCATTTGTTGCAGTCTGGGGTTTCATGTGGCGCTGGGTGGTAAAAAACCGAGGAAACTGGAATATTTTCTACGGCAACATCGTCGGCGCGGCGGGCGGCTTCATCGTTGCGCTGGTGGTGCTGTCGATCACCTTTTCGTTGTTTCCTTCGTCGCATGATTACGAAGCGGCGCAGACTGAAAACAAGGTCACACAAGTTGCCGAGCCGACCTCACTGTTGCCTGAAGCCGAATCTGTAACGCCCGCGGCAGAGCTGAAAGATGCGCCTGTTTTTGCTGCAATCGAGCCGGATGACAAGCCATCTCCTGCCGACTCCGCATTGTTGCCGAACTACGCCAGCCGGGCGCCGAAATCAATCGGGTTGCAGACCGTGCTGGATCAAAGCGACTATCAGGGTCGCATGGCCCTGGCAGCGCTGAACAAGAAACTGCGCGGCGACGCCCAGGCCGACAAGTCGATGATCGCGTATGTCATGTGCAGCCCGTTTGTGACCAGCACGTTGCGCTTTCCCGCTTCGGCGCGTTTTGCTGACAGCAAAGCGCTGGTCAGCCACCGCTTCAAGGATCAGGTCTACACCTTCAGCAGTACCGTCACCGCGCGCAACATGAACGGCGACGATGTCGCCTACCGTTTCGATTGCTCGGTGCAAGAACAGCCTCGAACTGACGCCCTACCTGCGCAATGGCGTTTGTTGGCGCTGAAACTGCAAAAAGCCGACTCTTAAGGCTCATTTAAGGGTTCAAGGCGCCGCCTGCGCTATCATCGCCGGCCTGTGCGCCTTGAGCTTTGCCCTCGATGTCTCCGACACCCGTTGATCTGATCCCGCTGCCTCCTGTTTTGGCCGGCCCTCTGCTGCGACGGCTGGAGCCAACGCGCGTGGTCATGTGGCTGGTGGGCACGCGGCCATTGTCGCTGACCTTGCGCCTGCAAGGTGTAGGAGACATTCCTCTCTGCGCCGGGAAATGCACGGTCATTCCCGTAGGTCGCCAGGCGTTTGTTCATCTTATCGACGTTACTCTCGAAAACGCCCTGCCCTGCGATACGCAAATCGACTATGACCTGCTGATCGACGACACCACTGGCATCGCTGACTGGGCGGCGCATCTGCTGTACGGCGATGCAACCTGCCCGAACTTCGTCCTGCGCTCGCGGATCGACCAACTGCTGCACGGCTCCTGCCGCAAACCGCATCACCCGGCGGCGGATGGTTTGCTTTGCGTCGATCAGCTATTGGCAAGCGAAGCCGACCCGCAACAACGCCCGGCCTGGCTGATGATGAGCGGCGACCAGGTTTACGCCGACGATGTCGCCGGCCCGATGTTGCGGGCGACTCATGCCTTGATCGAACGTCTCGGCTTGTTCAACGAACATCTCGAAGGCGCCGTGGTCAGCGACAGCGCGAAGCTCTATGAACACCCGGCCAGTTACTACCACCGCGCGGATTTGTTACCAGCGCTGGAGAGCAACGAGACATTGCGCGAGCGATTTTTCGGCGGTGCGCGTAAGCCGATTTTCACCAGCAGCAGCGCTGACAATCACTTGGTGACCTTCGCCGAAGTCATGGCGATGTACTTGCTGGTGTGGGCGCCGACGGCTTGGTCGCTGATCGACCCGCAAGCGCCCGAACTGACGCCCGAACGCCTCAAGCGCTACGCCCTCGAGCAGACTCGCATTGACGCCTTCAAGGCTGGACTGGGCAAGGTCGCCCGCGCGCTGGCGCATCTGCCGAGCCTGATGATTTTCGACGATCACGACATCACCGATGACTGGAATCTGTCCGCGCAATGGGAGGAAACAGCCTACGGCCACCCGTTCTCCAAACGCATTATCGGCAATGCGCTGATCGCCTATATGTTGTGTCAGGGCTGGGGCAACAATCCCGATGCGTTCAAGGATGTGCTGGGAAAAACCCTGAGCCTTAGCGCCAGCGGTGATGATCAATACCTCGACAGCCCGGTGCAGGATGCTCTGATCGATGATTTGCTGCGCTTTCAGCAATGGCATTTCGTCCTGCCAACCAGCCCCGCGCTGGTGGTCATCGACACGCGCACACGGCGCTGGCGCAGTGAGATGGCGCTCAAGCAACCCTCGGGCCTGCTCGATTGGGAGGCGCTGAGCGAACTGCAACAGGAACTGCTCGATCACCCGTCAGCGATCATCGTTTCCCCGGCGCCGATCTTCGGCGTGAAGCTGATTGAAACCGTGCAGAAGGTCTTCAGTTGGTGCGGCTACCCGCTGCTGGTCGACGCGGAAAACTGGATGGCTCATCGCGGTGCGGCGCAGGTGATCCTGAATATTTTCCGCCACTCGCGCACACCGGGTAATTACGTGGTGCTGTCGGGCGATGTGCATTATTCCTTTGTCTACGAAGTGCTTATCCGCCACCGCAAGGCCGGGCCGCGGATCTGGCAGATCACCAGCAGCGGCATCAAGAACGAGTTTCCGAAAAGCCTGCTGGAATGGTTCGACCGCCTCAACCGCTGGCTCTACTCGCCACGCTCACCGCTGAACTGGTTCACCAAACGCCGACGCATGCGCATCGTGCCGTACACGCCGGAACATGCTGAGGCAGGCGAACGCTTGTGGAATTCGGCGGGGATCGGTCAGGTGTTTTTCAATGAACAGGGGCAGCCGCGCGAGATCATTCAGCACAATTCGAATGGCAAGGCGAAGACACGGATGCTGGCGCCGGATCTGGCGGATTATCCGGACTAAGGCCTACACCGTACATGTGGGAGCGAGCCTGCTCGCGAAAGCGGTCGATCATCCAGCAGAGATGTCGACCGATAGTCCGCCTTCGCGAGCAGGCTCGCTCCCACAGTGCTACTTACAAGCCATCAATGCGCGATCAGTGCTCGCCCCACACCTCTGACAATCATCTCCACCTCACGCTCATCAATCGTCAACGGTGGCAGCAGCCGTATCGTCTTGCCCCGCGTGACGTTGATCAACAGCCCATGATCCCGCGCCGCGATCAGGGTCAGATCCCGCACCGGTTGTTTCAGCTCGATACCGATCATCAAGCCCTGCCCACGAATCGCCAGCACATTGGGATTGTCCGCCAGCTCTGCACGCAGACGAGTCAACAAACGCTCGCCCTGAATCCGGGCGTTTTCCAGCAGACCCTGCTCTTCGATGATATCCAGCACCGTGCAACCGACCCGACACGCCAGCGGATTGCCACCGAAAGTGCTGCCATGGCTGCCGGGCGTGAACAGATCCGCAGCCCTGCCCCGCGCCAGACAAGCGCCGATCGGCACACCATTGCCCAGACCTTTTGCCAGGGTCATGACATCCGGAACGATGCCTTCATGTTGAAACGCGAACCAGCGGCCGGTGCGGCCGATGCCGGTCTGGATTTCATCGAGGATCAATAACCACGCATGGCGATTGCACAGTTCGCGCAGCGCTTTCAGGTAGTCGGGCGGCGCAAGCTGCACGCCGCTTTCGCCCTGAATCGGCTCGACCAGAATTGCCACGATGCGCTCGCCGTGCTTTTTCTGCGCCTGCTCGAGCGCCGCGAGATCACCGAACGGTACTTTGAGGAAATCCCCCGGCAATTCGTTGAAACCCAAACGCACCGCCGGGCCATCGCTGGCCGACAAGGTGCCAAGTGTGCGGCCATGGAACGCGTTGGCCATGACCACCACCAGCGGCTGTTCGATGCCCTTGCGCCAGCCGTACAAACGCGCGAGTTTCAGCGCCGTTTCATTGGCCTCGGCACCGGAGTTATTGAAGAATGCACGCTCCATGCCCGACAGCTCAGTCAGCCGTTTGGCCAGTTGTTGTTGCCAGTCGATGCTGTACAGATTGGACGTATGCAGCAGCAATCCCGCCTGCTCGCTGATCGCCGAAACAATCCGCGGGTGCGAGTGGCCGACATTGGTCACCGCGACACCGGCCACCGCATCCAGATACTCGCGGCCGGCCTGATCCCACAGGCGAGTGCCGAGGCCTTTGGTGAAACTCAGGGCCAGTGGTTGGTAGGTGTTCATCAGGGCGGCGGTCATGACTTCAAACTCCAGTGCAGGTCGGTGTGCTGGCAGTATGGTTAGCCAGCGAAACTGGATAAACTCGGCAAAACTTCATTCATTTAAAAGCAGAGCTTGATAATGGACCTGTTCCAGTCGATGAGCGTGTACGTCAAAGTCGTCGAAGCCGGGAGCATGACGGCGGCCGCGTTGCAGTGCGATATGTCGACGACCATGGTCGGCAATCATCTGCGCGCGCTGGAACGACGGCTCGGCGTGCAACTGCTGCAACGCACCACCCGGCGTCAGCGGCTCACTGAATTCGGCAGTGTTTACTACCAGCGCTGTCTGGAAGTGTTGGGGTTGGTCGCCGATTCCGAACGCCTCGCCGAGCAGACCCTCGATCAACCCCGGGGCATGTTGCGCCTCACCGCGCCACTGACCTTCGGCGTTGAACGGCTGGCTCCGGCGCTCAGTGAGTTTTCCCTGCTGTACCCGCAGGTCAAACTCGATGTGGTGCTGACCAACAGCCGTCCCGATCTACTGGAGAGCGGCCTCGATGTGGCGTTTCGGCTGGGCAATTTCGACCAGTCCAACTTGATCGCCCGGCCCTTGATCGACTACACCCTGACTGTGTGCGCCTCGCCGCACTACGTTGCCCGGCGCGGCATGCCGAAAACCCCCGAAGACTTGCAACAGCACGACTGCCTGTCGTTCGCCTATCCCGCCGGCGACGACTGGCAATCGGTGGAAAAGCGCTGGCGCCTCGGAGGGCCCGACGGGGAAATCATGGTCGACGTCAGCGGGCCTATGCTGATCAACAGCTCTGCCGGTTTACATCAGGCTGCCCGCACCGGCATGGGCATCGTGATGCTGCCGGATGCGCTGGTAGAACAAGACCTGCGTGAAGGCCGACTGGTGAAGGTGATCGCCGACTTCCAGCCACCCAGCAGACCGATGCATCTGCTCTACGCGCCAGATCGCTATCGCTTGCCGAAATTGCGCCGGTTCGTGGAGTTTGCGATGCAGACGTGGGGGAAATCCTGAGACTGCCTGCTCGACGTTCCCCTGAAAACTCGCTGACAAGGACATGAACAGCAGATGAACAACACTCTCAACGTACGTGATTTGCTGCCCGCCGAAACGCAATCGGTGCGGCAGTTTCTCGGGGAGCATGGCTGGGGCCATCGCACCGGCTCACCTGAACACTTCGCCCAGTTGATCAAGAACTCTCAGCGCACCGCCGTCGCCGTCCAGGGTGAGCAGATCATCGGATTCGCTCGTGGGATCAGCGATGGTTTGTCCAATGGTTATCTGTCGATGGTAGTGGTCGACGACCAGCATCGGCGTGCTGGGATTGGCCGCGCACTGGTCGAGCACATCATGGGCGACAATCCGGATATCACGTGGGTGCTGCGTGCCGGACGCGAGGGCGCAGAGGCTTTTTTTGCCAGCCTGGGTTTTGAGACCTCGGTGATCGCCATGGAACGGCCGCGCTTGAAATAGTGCACGCCGGGAAAAAACTCGACCGGCAGACCGTTGCTCCGTGACAACGCCGCCGCGCTCCCCTAAATTAGTCGGCCTGAAAAAGCCCTCGGCTTTCTCATCTCCACTCAAGTTAAAAAGTAGTGAAATTTCAATGTCCGATTTCAACACCGCTGAATCCGTAGTCACCGAATCGTCCAAAGCGGAATACGAAAACTCCATCAATCTTTCACAACACCTGCCACAAGCCAAAATCATCAGCGAGATGGTCCTGGACGCGTTCCAGTCGACCCGCGAAAGCGACCAGATCCGCGAGCTGCGCGCGGCGATCCGTCAGGCTCACGACAGCTTCGATGACGACAAGGCCTACGAGCTGATGGGCGAACTCAAGGCGCTGAAAGACGCCGAAGCCGCCGACCTCGCCGCCCTCGAAGACCTCAGCAGCAAGTTCTCGATCGGCCGCATCCTGTCCAGCTTCAAGGACGATCCGGCGTTCCAGGAAATCGTTTACGGCCTCGCGCTGAAAGTGCTGAACCAGACCCATCAGGCGATCAGCAATCCGAGCGGCGGCAAGAGCAAGGCTGCGAAGAAGAAGGAAGTCGAAATCTTCACCATCAGCAAGGACGGCATCAGCGTGACCTTGCCACTGCGCACGCCACGCTCGCGCCTGAACGTTGACCGTGCAGCGCTGGAGTTCCTCGGCTTCACCTTCGTCGGAGAAGGCGAAGAAGCGGAGCTGGAGAGCG from Pseudomonas tensinigenes harbors:
- a CDS encoding aspartate aminotransferase family protein, with the translated sequence MTAALMNTYQPLALSFTKGLGTRLWDQAGREYLDAVAGVAVTNVGHSHPRIVSAISEQAGLLLHTSNLYSIDWQQQLAKRLTELSGMERAFFNNSGAEANETALKLARLYGWRKGIEQPLVVVMANAFHGRTLGTLSASDGPAVRLGFNELPGDFLKVPFGDLAALEQAQKKHGERIVAILVEPIQGESGVQLAPPDYLKALRELCNRHAWLLILDEIQTGIGRTGRWFAFQHEGIVPDVMTLAKGLGNGVPIGACLARGRAADLFTPGSHGSTFGGNPLACRVGCTVLDIIEEQGLLENARIQGERLLTRLRAELADNPNVLAIRGQGLMIGIELKQPVRDLTLIAARDHGLLINVTRGKTIRLLPPLTIDEREVEMIVRGVGRALIAH
- a CDS encoding alkaline phosphatase D family protein is translated as MSPTPVDLIPLPPVLAGPLLRRLEPTRVVMWLVGTRPLSLTLRLQGVGDIPLCAGKCTVIPVGRQAFVHLIDVTLENALPCDTQIDYDLLIDDTTGIADWAAHLLYGDATCPNFVLRSRIDQLLHGSCRKPHHPAADGLLCVDQLLASEADPQQRPAWLMMSGDQVYADDVAGPMLRATHALIERLGLFNEHLEGAVVSDSAKLYEHPASYYHRADLLPALESNETLRERFFGGARKPIFTSSSADNHLVTFAEVMAMYLLVWAPTAWSLIDPQAPELTPERLKRYALEQTRIDAFKAGLGKVARALAHLPSLMIFDDHDITDDWNLSAQWEETAYGHPFSKRIIGNALIAYMLCQGWGNNPDAFKDVLGKTLSLSASGDDQYLDSPVQDALIDDLLRFQQWHFVLPTSPALVVIDTRTRRWRSEMALKQPSGLLDWEALSELQQELLDHPSAIIVSPAPIFGVKLIETVQKVFSWCGYPLLVDAENWMAHRGAAQVILNIFRHSRTPGNYVVLSGDVHYSFVYEVLIRHRKAGPRIWQITSSGIKNEFPKSLLEWFDRLNRWLYSPRSPLNWFTKRRRMRIVPYTPEHAEAGERLWNSAGIGQVFFNEQGQPREIIQHNSNGKAKTRMLAPDLADYPD
- a CDS encoding LysR family transcriptional regulator — translated: MDLFQSMSVYVKVVEAGSMTAAALQCDMSTTMVGNHLRALERRLGVQLLQRTTRRQRLTEFGSVYYQRCLEVLGLVADSERLAEQTLDQPRGMLRLTAPLTFGVERLAPALSEFSLLYPQVKLDVVLTNSRPDLLESGLDVAFRLGNFDQSNLIARPLIDYTLTVCASPHYVARRGMPKTPEDLQQHDCLSFAYPAGDDWQSVEKRWRLGGPDGEIMVDVSGPMLINSSAGLHQAARTGMGIVMLPDALVEQDLREGRLVKVIADFQPPSRPMHLLYAPDRYRLPKLRRFVEFAMQTWGKS
- a CDS encoding GNAT family N-acetyltransferase is translated as MNNTLNVRDLLPAETQSVRQFLGEHGWGHRTGSPEHFAQLIKNSQRTAVAVQGEQIIGFARGISDGLSNGYLSMVVVDDQHRRAGIGRALVEHIMGDNPDITWVLRAGREGAEAFFASLGFETSVIAMERPRLK